Proteins encoded by one window of Epinephelus moara isolate mb chromosome 18, YSFRI_EMoa_1.0, whole genome shotgun sequence:
- the top3a gene encoding DNA topoisomerase 3-alpha gives MLVHLLGRSLLRSGLQRLGVQRRWFCAAQRERCPDTPQQADMIRGRAQIKRVLCVAEKNDAAKGISEIMSSGRSRRMEGMSKFNKIYEYEYHLFGQNVTVTMTSVSGHLLGLEFKAPFQKWHSCNPVLLFDAEVEKYCPDNMIQIKRTLEKEARQCQALIIWTDCDREGENIGFEIIDVCKAVKPNLQVFRAKFSEITPNSIRRACETLTEPDANISDAVDVRQELDLRIGASFTRFQTLRLQKIFPESLANQLISYGSCQFPTLGFVVERFKAIQAFIPETFYKIKVLHEVEGDTVEFSWKRNRLFNHTACLVLYQICMEDPIATVTSVTSKPKSKWRPLPLDTVELEKLASRKLRINAKETMKIAEKLYTQGYISYPRTETNIFPANLALSPLVEQQTHSPVWGTFAQRVLDQPGGPNPRQGKKSDQAHPPIHPTKFSNALQGNEGRVYEFIVRHFLACVSQDAVGQETVVDIDIAKENFSTSGLMIIARNYLDVYPYDRWSTKVIPVYEQGSQFQPSAIEMVDGQTSPPQLLTEADLISLMEKHGIGTDATHADHIETIKSRMYVGLTADQRFLPGELGMGLVEGYNSMGYEMSKPNLRAELEADLKLVSEGRKDKRSVLQNQIQKYKTVFIESVRKAKKLDEALSPYLGAAHEITEAEQQDMEIPLPVRKCPHCGRDMVLKKKREGNSKYLSCTGYPACKTAVWFPDMVLEVNRDDSICPTCQPRPVHMLKFKFRRGSIPPMMPLEFVGCIGGCDEMLREVLDLKYLRAGGGGGGGGGGMGGGGGGGGGGGGGGGGGDPHPPAPRPPRPEPPRAPRSNPRPSLPPVPSWTPQPRPPAGGGGGSSVDTNSDVIVCNCGQDALLLTVRKDGPNQGRQFYKCNAGNCNFFLWADQPSQQGAPQSRGPPLPAPSRPSLGVSNHPGGGRGLQGGAGGHAGQIMCNCNEAAVTRTVQKDGPNKGRMFHACGKPREQQCGFFQWADENAPPPVSGGFGGGFNGGGDGGRRGKKILRDANRPPAAKKARTCGICHVAGHTRVTCPQR, from the exons ATGCTAGTGCACCTCCTCGGGAGATCTTTGCTTCGATCGGGACTACAGCGGCTCGGGGTCCAGCGGAGGTGGTTTTGTGCTGCGCAGAGGGAGCGGTGTCCGGACACACCGCAGCAGGCAGACATGATCCGGGGCCGGGCTCAGATCAAACGGGTCCTCTGTGTGGCCGAGAAGAACGATGCGGCTAAAGGCATCTCAGAGATCATGTCCAGCGGCAGGTCCAGGAGG ATGGAGGGGATGTCGAAGTTTAATAAAATCTATGAGTATGAATATCATCTCTTTGGTCAG AATGTGACGGTAACAATGACGTCAGTATCAGGTCATTTACTGGGTCTGGAGTTTAAAGCACCGTTCCAGAAATG GCACAGTTGTAACCCAGTGCTGTTATTTGATGCTGAGGTAGAGAAGTACTGTCCAGACAACATGATACAAATTAAG agGACACTAGAGAAAGAGGCAAGACAGTGCCAGGCCTTAATCATCTGGACTGAttgtgacagagagggagaaaacatCGGCTTTGAAATCATAGATGTCTGCAAAGCAG tGAAGCCCAATTTACAAGTCTTTCGGGCAAAGTTTTCTGAGATCACCCCCAACTCCATTCGGAGAGCTTGTGAGACTCTGACGGAGCCGGATGCTAACATCAGCGATGCTGTGGATGTCCGTCAGGAGCTGGACCTGCGGATAG GTGCGTCATTCACTCGATTCCAGACGCTTCGCCTGCAGAAGATCTTTCCAGAGTCTCTGGCCAATCAGCTGATCTCGTACGGCAGCTGTCAGTTTCCCACTCTGGGCTTCGTGGTGGAGCGCTTCAAAGCCATCCAGGCATTCATACCCGAGACTTTCTACAAGATCAAAG tGCTGCACGAAGTGGAGGGGGACACTGTAGAGTTCAGTTGGAAAAGAAACCGTCTCTTCAACCACACAGCTTGCTTGGTGCTCTACCAGATCTGCATGGAG GATCCCATAGCAACAGTCACCTCAGTAACCAGCAAACCCAAGAGCAAGTGGAGACCGCTGCCTTTGGACACTGTG GAACTGGAGAAACTTGCATCTCGTAAGCTCAGAATAAACGCCAAAGAGACCATGAAAATTGCAGAAAAACTCTATACCCAAGG GTATATCAGCTACCCCcgcacagagacaaacattttCCCCGCAAACCTGGCTCTCAGCCCCCTGGTGgagcagcagacacacagcCCAGTGTGGGGGACATTCGCTCAGAGGGTGCTCGACCAGCCTGGGGGTCCAAATCCAAGACAGGGCAAGAAATCTGACCAAGCCCATCCCCCGATACACCCCACCAAGTTCTCCAATGCACTCCAG GGCAATGAAGGACGTGTGTATGAGTTCATTGTGCGGCACTTCCTGGCATGTGTATCCCAGGATGCCGTAGGGCAGGAGACTGTGGTGGACATAGACATCGCCAAGGAAAACTTCTCCACCTCGGGACTCATGATCATTGCAAGGAACTACTTGGACGTTTACCCGTATGACAGGTGGAGCACCAag GTGATTCCAGTGTATGAGCAAGGCTCCCAGTTCCAGCCCTCTGCTATTGAGATGGTGGATGGACAGACGAGTCCTCCGCAGCTGCTCACTGAAGCCGACCTCATATCACTGATGGAGAAGCATGGCATCG GCACAGATGCAACTCACGCAGACCACATTGAGACCATCAAGAGTCGCATGTACGTGGGCCTGACAGCTGACCAGAGGTTTCTGCCTGGAGAGCTCGGCATGGGACTGGTGGAAg gcTACAACTCCATGGGCTATGAGATGTCCAAACCGAACCTGCGTGCTGAATTGGAGGCTGACCTCAAGCTGGTGTCAGAGGGCAGGAAGGACAAACGGAGCGTGCTGCAGAACCAAAtccagaaatacaaaaccgtctTCATTGAGTCCGTCAGGAAGGCAAAGAA GTTGGATGAAGCCCTGTCGCCATATCTGGGTGCAGCTCATGAGATCACTGAAGCAGAGCAGCAGGACATGGAGATCCCGCTGCCTGTCAGGAAGTGCCCTCACTGTGGGCGGGACATGGtgctgaagaagaagagggagggaaACAG TAAGTACCTGTCCTGCACGGGCTACCCAGCCTGTAAGACGGCCGTGTGGTTCCCCGACATGGTGCTGGAGGTCAACAGAGATGACAGTATCTGTCCCACCTGTCAGCCACGCCCTGTTCACAT GTTGAAGTTCAAGTTCCGCAGGGGCAGCATCCCTCCCATGATGCCTTTAGAGTTTGTTGGCTGCATCGGTGGATGTGATGAGATGCTCAGAGAGGTGCTGGACCTGAAGTACCTCCgagcaggaggaggtgggggaggcggaggaggtgggatgggtggaggaggaggaggaggaggaggaggaggaggaggaggagggggaggggatcCTCATCCACCAGCTCCAAGGCCCCCCAGACCAGAACCACCCAGAGCCCCACGTTCAAATCCTCgcccttctcttcctcctgtcCCCTCCTGGACGCCACAGCCTCGCCCTCCagcaggtggtggtggtggatcCAGTGTAGACAccaacagtgatgtcattgtGTGTAATTGTGGTCAGGATGCGCTCCTCCTCACTGTGCGCAAAGACGGCCCCAACCAAGGTCGCCAGTTCTACAAGTGCAACGCTGGGAACTGCAACTTTTTTCTGTGGGCAGATCAGCCGAGTCAGCAGGGTGCGCCACAGAGTCGAGGGCCTCCGCTGCCTGCACCATCGAGGCCCTCTCTGGGGGTCAGTAACCACCCTGGAGGAGGAAGGGGGCTGCAGGGTGGTGCAGGAGGACATGCGGGACAGATAATGTGTAACTGTAACGAGGCAGCAGTGACGCGCACGGTGCAGAAGGATGGTCCAAACAAGGGCCGGATGTTCCACGCATGTGGGAAACCAAGAGAACAGCAGTGTGGCTTCTTCCAATGGGCTGATGAGAACGCACCTCCACCAG tgtcagGTGGGTTTGGTGGTGGATTTAATGGCGGTGGAGacggagggaggaggggaaagAAGATCCTGCGAGATGCTAACAGACCTCCAGCTGCTAAGAAAGCTCGTACCTGCGGCATCTGCCACGTGGCGGGACACACCCGAGTCACCTGTCCCCAGCGGTGA
- the smcr8a gene encoding guanine nucleotide exchange protein smcr8a produces MIGSPDVVAFTKDDEYGQTTPDPWALPEEFSVPLHPLADSNPWAKTSYAKFTKDFILISEFSEQVGPQPLLTIPDDPKVCGTFDLNYFSLRIMSVDYQASFVGHPPGSGYPRLSFVEDSRVVLGDSKEGAFAYVHHLTLYDLEARGFVRPFCMAYVSADERKIMLQFQELSLRFSQASECLKAGNRRAFAKELQRKLQDLEYTHSVLQKEEGLQREASPQCMYSAHAVEKANELANVEKSIYEHRDLLRQISSYHHRPRRDPHAVTCQKCVTECLSECEQLLEKYAKLANPFKYTDKKEKGEEGQGPVDDEGGEQEVDEDEDEVIKRRPSYTPQLIKAKSAKCFDKRLKTLQELCDDTFYEATVELLKETERSFRGDLCYLHTRRLERALCRKQRVTNFLFEEDLGDDEEDVGGTLRPFCAVNHAVDNFTLLNPPPIVLGPEPLELHVLEPPDPLNRTQESELGIADNLESSPSDQTLETQESSEETKGSFSSDKSGVGLAEIQQNLSSMKSEAPDPDSDLTPDPDHNTDLERESSSEEMETTAGDDDGDETPVSLLEVVSELEASREDECDGVTDGACEEESDLLVPLDTACCMAQEGFLYEASAPEAVSRLGQSPQPQPCETLVVNQEPQALLPLQDDYAVGSPCSDSPAAGLELPVGPLGDAVSRTSVEDGSDCTMSASTGSDRAASPLGYGGVVTLRQRKKAGQGALRFVRQYPFAMQALWCLLSGRTLVVLGADEGRVRRLVAALALFVPGPGKCGERVQAWLSCSFTLTDLQRWKLIGLQRVASPVGSSMLYSLSRYSRYISILDADQKTLRCPPYRGQLLANIADHRTYIRRGSTYFLHLQSTLCHMAARAFLFTFTHHLHLPVSPTDGPEVVEGRRRCFLQEQLGLGEEDSQILLYLSQLITQQYLQPDTGSSAAAPCFSFNYTTSVLYKI; encoded by the exons ATGATAGGCTCACCTGACGTGGTGGCATTCACTAAAGACGATGAGTATGGGCAGACAACTCCCGACCCGTGGGCTCTGCCCGAGGAGTTCTCTGTCCCTCTCCATCCGCTTGCTGACTCCAACCCCTGGGCTAAAACCTCTTACGCCAAGTTCACCAAAGACTTCATCCTCATCTCTGAGTTCTCTGAGCAGGTGGGCCCTCAGCCGCTCCTCACCATCCCCGACGACCCCAAAGTCTGTGGCACCTTCGATCTCAACTACTTCTCCCTGCGCATCATGTCAGTGGACTACCAAGCCTCCTTTGTGGGACACCCGCCTGGGAGTGGCTACCCAAGGCTCAGCTTTGTGGAGGACTCGAGGGTGGTGCTGGGTGACTCAAAGGAAGGGGCGTTTGCCTACGTCCATCACCTCACGCTTTACGACCTGGAGGCGAGGGGCTTTGTTCGACCATTCTGTATGGCCTACGTCTCAGCAGACGAAAGGAAGATCATGCTGCAGTTTCAGGAGCTGTCCCTGCGCTTCTCACAGGCCTCTGAGTGTCTGAAAGCCGGGAACAGGAGAGCGTTTGCCAAGGAACTCCAGAGGAAGCTCCAAGACCTGGA GTACACTCACTCTGTGCTGCAGAAGGAGGAGGGCCTGCAGAGAGAGGCGAGTCCTCAGTGCATGTACTCCGCTCATGCTGTCGAGAAAGCCAACGAGCTTGCGAACGTGGAGAAGAGCATCTACGAACACAGAGACCTGCTGAGACAGATCAGCTCCTACCATCACCGCCCACGCCGTGATCCTCATGCTGTCACCTGTCAGAAGTGTGTCACTGAGTGCTTGAGCGAGTGCGAGCAGCTGTTAGAGAAATACGCCAAGCTTGCCAACCCCTTCAAATACACTGACAAAAAGGAGAAGGGGGAGGAAGGGCAGGGTCCAGTTGATGATGAAGGAGGTGAACAAGAAGTggatgaggatgaagatgaagtCATTAAACGCAGGCCCTCCTACACGCCACAGCTGATCAAAGCCAAGTCCGCGAAGTGTTTTGACAAGCGCCTGAAGACGCTGCAAGAGCTGTGTGACGATACGTTCTACGAGGCCACTGTTGAGCTCCTGAAGGAGACTGAGAGGAGTTTCCGGGGAGACCTGTGTTACCTGCACACACGCCGCCTGGAGAGGGcactgtgcaggaaacagagagttaccaacttcctgtttgaggAGGACCTcggtgatgatgaggaggacgTAGGGGGAACACTGAGACCATTCTGTGCTGTGAACCATGCTGTAGATAACTTTACACTCTTAAATCCACCTCCTATTGTGCTGGGACCAGAACCTCTAGAGCTGCATGTCCTGGAGCCTCCAGACCCTCTCAACCGTACTCAAGAGAGTGAGCTCGGGATTGCGGACAATCTGGAGTCCTCCCCTTCGGACCAGACTCTGGAGACCCAGGAGAGCTCCGAGGAGACCAAAGGAAGCTTCAGCAGCGATAAGAGCGGGGTGGGTCTTGCCGAGATCCAACAGAATCTATCAAGTATGAAGTCAGAAGCTCCTGATCCTGATTCTGACTTGACCCCTGACCCTGATCATAACACTGACCTggagagggagagcagcagtgaggagatGGAGACCACTGCTGGGGATGATGACGGAGACGAGACACCTGTGTCTTTGCTGGAGGTGGTGTCTGAGCTGGAGGCCAGCAGGGAGGACGAGTGTGATGGAGTTACTGACGGGGCTTGTGAGGAGGAGTCTGACTTGTTGGTTCCTTTAGATACAGCATGCTGTATGGCCCAAGAGGGTTTCCTTTATGAGGCTTCTGCCCCGGAGGCGGTGTCTCGTCTTGGCCAAAGCCCCCAGCCGCAGCCCTGTGAAACCCTGGTGGTCAACCAGGAGCCCCAGGCCCTCCTTCCACTACAGGATGACTACGCGGTGGGTTCTCCCTGCTCAGACAGCCCTGCAGCTGGGCTCGAGCTGCCTGTCGGGCCCCTTGGAGATGCGGTTTCCCGTACCTCAGTGGAGGATGGGTCAGACTGTACCATGAGTGCTTCTACAGGGTCTGATCGGGCTGCTTCTCCTCTTGGCTATGGGGGAGTGGTGACCCTGCGTCAGAGGAAGAAGGCTGGACAAGGAGCCTTGAGGTTTGTGCGACAGTACCCCTTTGCGATGCAAGCTCTGTGGTGTCTGCTGAGCGGCAGGACCCTGGTGGTGCTCGGGGCAGATGAGGGGAGAGTCCGCAGACTGGTTGCTGCTCTGGCCCTCTTCGTGCCTGGTCCTGGGAAGTGTGGTGAGAGGGTTCAAGCCTGGCTGTCCTGCTCCTTCACCCTTACTGACCTGCAGAGGTGGAAACTCATTGGATTGCAAAG AGTAGCCTcccctgtgggctccagcatgCTTTACTCGCTGTCCCGCTACAGTCGCTACATCTCCATCCTGGATGCCGACCAGAAGACCTTGCGCTGTCCGCCGTATCGTGGCCAACTCCTCGCCAACATAGCCGACCACCGCACTTACATCCGCCGTGGCTCCACCTACTTCCTTCACTTACAGAGCACCCTCTGTCACATGGCAGCCAGGGCCTTCCTGTTTACCTTcacccaccacctccacctgccGGTCAGCCCCACGGACGGGCCCGAGGTCGTGGAGGGCCGACGCCGCTGCTTCCTGCAGGAGCAGCTGGGGCTGGGAGAGGAGGACAGCCAAATACTGCTCTACCTCAGCCAGCTCATCACTCAGC